A single genomic interval of Oryzias latipes chromosome 3, ASM223467v1 harbors:
- the LOC110017320 gene encoding uncharacterized protein LOC110017320, with protein sequence METYIQKALSHHHIRPSTSPVGAGFFFVEKKDKTLRPCIDYRNLTWEIENMIGSVDVGARFSDCLSWGSSQDHQPTETAVFLAFFGEGRPRIRGCLLSLCSFQELYFAPPGHLLPLSTPSRPWSHIAVDFVTGLPPSQGHTVILTVIDRFSKAVHFIPLAQLPSASDTADIKVNHVFRYHGIPCDIVSDRGPQFTSQVWRSFCSALGATVSLSSGYHPQSNGQAERSNQELEAALRCLVAQNESDWSKYLIWVEYAHNTHSSTATGMSPFEASLGFSPPLFPSQELDLAVPSVQLHLRRCQDVWRQARAALLPTRESNCQIANRRRVLPAGSTYLVIIPAFLRRSRTFLRRQFVVPLTGSSSRVFHRVAAHQPHSPSSLRIQRNPHAQASSASTLQSAVTPHQEH encoded by the exons ATGGAAACATACATTCAAAAGGCTCTTTCTCACCACCACATCCGCCCCTCAACGTCCCCGGTCGGCGCAGGGTTTTTCTTCGTAGAGAAGAAGGACAAGACCCTGAGACCCTGCATTGACTATC GTAATCTCACCTGGGAGATCGAGAACATG ATCGGAAGTGTTGACGTGGGGGCACGCTTCTCGGATTGCCTGTCATGGGGGAGTTCGCAGGACCATCAACCTACTGAGACGGCGGTTTTTCTGGCCTTCTTTGGAGAAGGACGTCCGAGAATACGTGGCTGCTTGCTCAGTCTGTGCTCGTTCCAAGAACTCTACTTCGCCCCCCCTGGACATTTGTTGCCGCTGTCGACACCCAGTCGCCCTTGGTCGCACATCGCGGTGGATTTTGTCACCGGCCTGCCTCCATCCCAAGGCCACACTGTAATACTCACCGTCATTGATCGCTTTTCTAAAGCCGTCCATTTCATTCCTCTAGCACAACTTCCCTCGGCTTCCGACACTGCAGATATCAAGGTCAATCATGTGTTTCGTTACCATGGCATACCTTGTGACATCGTGTCCGACCGCGGACCCCAATTCACGTCCCAAGTGTGGAGGTCTTTCTGCTCCGCCCTTGGAGCCACGGTCAGTCTCAGTTCAGGTTACCATCCGCAGTCCAACGGGCAAGCTGAGAGGTCCAACCAAGAGTTGGAGGCAGCTCTCAGATGTTTGGTGGCACAAAACGAATCGGACTGGTCCAAGTACCTTATCTGGGTGGAATATGCTCACAACACCCACTCCTCCACCGCTACAGGCATGTCCCCCTTTGAAGCCTCCTTAGGGTTctcaccacctctgttcccTTCTCAGGAACTCGATCTGGCGgtgccctcggtccagctcCATCTACGACGGTGCCAAGACGTTTGGCGTCAGGCCAGGGCAGCTCTCCTGCCCACCagggagagcaactgccagatcGCTAATCGTCGCAGGGTG CTACCAGCTGGTTCCACTTACCTCGTCATCAtccctgccttcttaaggagatccaggacctttcttcgacgccagttcgttgttcctctcACG GGATCCTCGTCACGAGTATTCCATCGGGTCGCAGCTCACCAGCCTCACTCTCCATCCTCCTTACGGATCCAGCGGAATCCACATGCTCAAGCTTCATCTGCCTCAACTCTCCAGTCAGCCGTCACGCCACATCAAGAACATTAA